The following is a genomic window from Aristaeella lactis.
CGTTTTGCGTCAGTTTTTGACGCTCAGGTTGTCCGCTTTATCATTGGCAAGGCGGGCTGATTGTCGAAACAAGCAGATTCTCTTTCGTCTTCTGAAGGGCGGCAATGGTCGTAATTCCTTCGACCGCGGCATTCAGTTTGTCGCTGGCAAGGCGGTAGTTCCGGCCGAAGAATCGCGAAGTCCTGCATGTTCTTCTCAAAATTCGTCAGAGTCAAGCTGCTGGCTTTTAATCAGCGCCAGTTCCTTCACAATTATTCAAGGGAGTTCAGCGCAGCGTTGGCAGGCTGATGGTAATAAACTGCTGCGGGCGGGCGACGTACATTTTCGGGTACCGGAAAGAGACGTCCTGGATGCCGGCGTTATGAAATCATTATCCGCTTCCAGCGTAGATACAAGCACCGCGTATTCGCATTTCTTCTCCTGCCGGTCCTTGTCAGTTCCTTGAAGAAGTCCTCGTTCTTATGTTTGCTGGCCGTTTTCGTCCGATTCGGTCTTCATCTCGAACATAATCGAAAGGCTTCGTCAAAATAAAATCTCCTTTGGAACCGCTCCTGGCGTCATTGTCCTTCTCAAAGTAGGCTCCGGGGAACGCGATCGTCCGAATCGCGTTAAACTGGTTCTGGCAGTATACTTCTAGAGGCTTTCGCCGATGGCTTTCGCGTCGAGTTTTTCATGGAAATCCTTGACGTTCAGCTCGTCGTCCCAAGCCTTAAAAGCGGTTTCATACTACGGTCTTTGGCTGAAACTCCTTCACCTTGGCCGCCTGCTCCTGTGTCTGGAGCTGCCCCTGGAGCCGGACAATTTCAGCGTCCTTCTGCTGTGGCAAGCGCCTCGTCTTTCGCCGCCCTGACCGCCAGCTCTTTTTCGGTATCCCCAGCCTTCGCCTTTTCCGTCATGGCGGCTATCTGCCGCTCCCACCTGGCGATCTCGGCATCGGCATCTGCCTTGATTCGGGTCGTATCCTGCAGATGCTTTGCTTCCAATTCCCGGATTCTGGTTCCGCGCGCATCCGCGGCCTTCTGATCCATTTCGGCTTCTTCCTTGGAATGTTCCAGTTCTTCGGAAGGCGGACATTCTCAGCATCACGTTCGGCCACAGCTTGCTGCACGGCAAGTTTTTGTCCTGTTCTGCTTTATCAGCATATGCTTCCAGTTCGGCCACAGACTTCTCATTGTCTGCTCTTTCCTGGATCACTTTGCTTCAAGTGACCGGAAGCTGGTCTGCTTTCAAGTGCAATTGCCCAGCGCCTGAATCTCTTCTTCCTTCTTAGCGTTGGCTTCTTGGCGGATATGATCCTCAACCTTAGCCCTGATCTGTTCAGCAACACTTTGATACTCCAAGCGTTCACCCCAAAGTCCCTCACCACAGTGTGGACATGTAATATTAACAAGCCAGTCATAGTAGTCATAATAATCCCTCCTTAAGCTACATCGTCATAGTCGTTACAGTACATAGTTTTCAAGCTCTCTATCATACAGGTATCAGCGATCCCTTCTGAGCGCTGCCGCCAGCCCTAAGATGATACATATGATGCGTCCGCAAAATCTGGAAACAAATGCCAGCAGATTCTCGCATTCGTTTCTTACCGCATTCTGATCTGATGTTTCTCCACGCATATTAAGCAGCTCTGCGATCATTGCCATTATGGATTCGGTAGTCTGTGCCGTCGGCATCTTGTAGGTGTCAGGATCAGTGACGCAAAAATTGCCAGATTGGCAGGTTGTAATTATCTTCATACTCATTCTTGCCGAAAGAGTCTCGTTTACCAGACTTCCATCGTCGAGTCCGCTCTTACAATGCTGCCACGAGGCTATGCCAATCAGCTATCAGAATATAAGCGGCTGTGCAGCAAGCCCACATCGTCCTGTCTTTCTTATTAGCAACAAAGCGTTTCGTCATAGTAATCCTTCCTTTCTCTTACATATCGTTCATCTGTCCCATAGTCTTACTCAATCCAGCCAACGTGTTTGCAACTACCTGGATGCTTTCTCCCCAAAATTCAGGTTCGATAAACCACTGTCTTCAGGTAGATCCTTCAACCGCTGAAGAATCTCCGTCATTTTTCCGAGGCGCTTTATATACTCTCGGATTTCCCATCTAACAATGTTCTTCTCGAGAACCCTTTTGATAATATAGTCTTGGTGAGTCCGGATAACCGAACTCTTTCATTTGAGCCGCATCTTCTTCGGTGAAATCTGAATGCAACCGTACGGCTCCTCCATCTCCCTTGACGATCAGAACCCGATCAGACATCTTTCATCGCTCCTTCATCTCATCCAGACGATTCGCCATATCGGCTTGCACCGAAACAGGTGCGCATAGCGTACAGATATGTCAATTGAACTGTGACCGACACGGCGAGCAATTTGAATCGCATTGAATCCTCAACATTGATTGGGAGGCTGACATGCCCGATGACATAAATCATGCACCCTTATCCTTTTCAATCCCAGCTTTTTTTCTGCCCCAGCGTTCAATTGACGGCTCAAGACACATCCCTTAACAGGAAAAAATGCGATCATCGTCATGCAAGAGTCGTAGTTCATGGAAAAGTATTCGGCCAATTCATCAGCTAGAAATTGCAGGATCGATATCGTTCAGTTACTTTCCAGTTTTTGGGGCTGGTGACCATCTCCACTTTCCCTCTGCTGTATAGTGTCTTGTTGATTCTCATCTGCCGTTTCTCAAAGGTCAACGTCTGCCTTTGGTAGAGCCAATAACTCGCCTTCCTGATCCCCATCAATACAACACTTCGTAAGCATAGTACAGGATCGACGTCCATCATAATACAATGAATTTCTGGAACTCTGCCCTGTGTCCAAATTTGCATCTCCTCTTGCTGCTTTTGCCCATGTTCCTACATGGCTGGATTATCTTTGAGTTTGTAATATTTCACGCCATGATTAAGGATGCAGCTAAGCTGATTATGTACGGTCCTCAAATAGTCAGATGAATAAGGTTCTCCAGTGCCTGGAACTCTTGCCATCAAAAGATGATTCTGCCATGACATGATGTCAATCGTTGTGATTTCGCGAAGAAGTCTACTCCTGAAAAATGGCAGTATGTGCTGTTCCACGATACTCTCCTTTGTGTCCCAT
Proteins encoded in this region:
- a CDS encoding N-terminal phage integrase SAM-like domain-containing protein, whose translation is KRGFRTKHEADEWEESFLRELKQSPDITFGEFWEIYKRDRKMRVKQSTWDTKESIVEQHILPFFRSRLLREITTIDIMSWQNHLLMARVPGTGEPYSSDYLRTVHNQLSCILNHGVKYYKLKDNPAM